A portion of the Anaerolineae bacterium genome contains these proteins:
- the hutU gene encoding urocanate hydratase, whose product MARVIRAPRGTQISCKGWLQEAALRMLMNNLDPEVAEKPEELIVYGGRGKAARSWEAFDAIVKCLRELENDETLLVQSGKPVAIFKTHPDAPRVLIANANLVPKWATQEHFDWLDQQGLIMYGQMTAGSWIYIGTQGILQGTYETLAAVANKHFGGSLRGRFVLTAGLGGMGGAQPLAVTMNEGVALVVEVDPERAHRRLEKEYIDVVVDDFEEALDLVMAAKEAREPKSIGLVANAADIYPALLERNIIPDVVTDQTPAHDVLSYVPAGMSLEEANRLRQTDPKEYEKRSMASMARQVQAMLDFQKRGAVVFDYGNNIRQRAYDYGVKDAFNFPGFVPAYIRPLFCEGKGPFRWVALSGDPEDIYKIDEVVMREFSYDEHLVRWIKMAREKVRFQGLPARICWLGYGERARFGLLINDMVARGEVSAPIVIGRDHLDCGSVASPRRETESMRDGTDAVADWPILNALINAVGGATWVSFHHGGGVGIGYSLHAGQVIVADGTPEAARRLERVLTTDPGMGIVRHADAGYPEAIAAARRHGIKIPMLPEE is encoded by the coding sequence TGCGCATGCTGATGAACAACCTGGACCCCGAAGTGGCCGAGAAGCCGGAGGAGCTGATCGTCTACGGCGGGCGCGGCAAAGCCGCCCGCTCCTGGGAGGCCTTCGACGCCATCGTGAAATGCCTGCGCGAGCTGGAAAACGATGAGACCCTGCTGGTGCAGTCCGGCAAGCCGGTGGCCATCTTTAAGACCCATCCGGACGCGCCGAGGGTGCTCATCGCCAATGCCAACCTCGTGCCCAAATGGGCGACGCAGGAACATTTTGACTGGCTGGACCAGCAAGGGCTGATCATGTACGGCCAGATGACCGCCGGCTCCTGGATTTATATCGGCACCCAGGGCATCCTGCAGGGCACCTATGAGACGCTGGCCGCCGTCGCCAACAAGCATTTCGGCGGGAGCCTGCGCGGCCGCTTCGTGCTGACCGCCGGCCTGGGCGGCATGGGCGGCGCCCAACCCCTGGCGGTCACCATGAACGAGGGGGTGGCCCTCGTCGTGGAAGTGGACCCCGAACGCGCCCACCGCCGGCTGGAAAAGGAATACATTGACGTGGTGGTGGACGATTTCGAGGAAGCTCTGGACCTGGTCATGGCCGCCAAAGAGGCCCGCGAGCCCAAGTCCATCGGCCTGGTGGCCAACGCCGCCGACATTTACCCCGCCCTGCTGGAGCGCAATATCATCCCCGATGTCGTCACCGACCAAACGCCGGCCCATGACGTGCTGAGCTATGTGCCGGCCGGCATGTCCCTGGAGGAGGCCAACCGCCTGCGCCAGACCGACCCGAAGGAATACGAAAAGCGCTCCATGGCCTCCATGGCGCGGCAGGTGCAGGCCATGCTCGATTTCCAGAAGCGGGGCGCGGTGGTCTTCGATTACGGCAACAACATCCGCCAGCGGGCCTACGACTACGGGGTCAAGGACGCCTTCAACTTCCCGGGCTTCGTGCCGGCCTATATCCGGCCGCTCTTCTGTGAGGGCAAGGGGCCTTTCCGCTGGGTGGCCCTGTCCGGCGACCCAGAGGACATTTACAAGATTGACGAAGTGGTCATGCGTGAATTCTCCTACGACGAGCACCTGGTGCGCTGGATCAAGATGGCGCGCGAGAAGGTGCGCTTCCAGGGTCTGCCGGCGCGCATCTGCTGGCTCGGCTACGGGGAACGCGCCCGCTTCGGCTTGCTCATCAACGACATGGTGGCACGAGGCGAGGTCTCGGCGCCCATCGTCATCGGCCGCGACCATCTGGACTGCGGCTCGGTGGCCTCGCCGCGGCGCGAGACCGAGAGCATGCGGGACGGCACGGACGCGGTGGCGGATTGGCCCATCCTCAATGCCCTGATCAACGCGGTGGGCGGCGCCACCTGGGTGAGCTTCCACCACGGCGGCGGCGTGGGCATCGGCTACAGCCTGCACGCCGGCCAGGTCATCGTCGCCGACGGCACCCCCGAGGCCGCCCGCCGGCTGGAACGCGTCCTGACCACCGACCCGGGCATGGGCATCGTGCGTCACGCGGACGCCGGCTATCCGGAAGCCATCGCCGCGGCCCGCCGGCACGGCATCAAAATCCCCATGCTGCCCGAGGAATAA
- a CDS encoding nitroreductase family protein, with the protein MSEHPSLWDLVHRRRSVRQVLPAAISDETIERILEIARWTPSSYNSQPWHIVVVRERLAELWDVIEAAGRQARAGRPVEKFLERLNGYRGASAVFFVFLDRAIVDEQLRITTYAPAERVESWARESLGMLQYAIWLAVVDAGLAASLHHFDSEEEAICRFLEIPYPRFRLMGTMPVGLPAHEVPVPGRRPLNEIASFERWRPPAADAP; encoded by the coding sequence ATGTCCGAACACCCGAGTCTCTGGGACCTGGTGCACCGCCGGCGCTCCGTGCGCCAGGTCCTCCCCGCCGCAATTTCCGACGAAACCATCGAGCGCATCCTGGAGATCGCGCGTTGGACCCCCTCGTCGTACAATTCCCAGCCCTGGCATATCGTGGTGGTGCGGGAGCGGCTGGCGGAGCTGTGGGATGTCATCGAGGCCGCCGGCCGCCAGGCACGCGCCGGCCGCCCCGTGGAGAAATTCCTCGAGCGCCTGAACGGCTATCGGGGCGCCAGCGCGGTCTTCTTCGTTTTCCTGGACCGCGCCATCGTGGATGAACAATTGCGCATCACCACCTATGCGCCGGCGGAGCGCGTCGAAAGCTGGGCACGGGAGTCTTTGGGGATGCTTCAATATGCCATCTGGCTGGCCGTGGTAGATGCCGGCCTGGCCGCCTCCCTGCATCACTTCGACTCCGAGGAAGAGGCTATCTGCCGCTTCCTGGAGATCCCGTACCCGCGCTTCCGCCTGATGGGCACCATGCCCGTCGGCCTGCCGGCGCACGAGGTTCCCGTGCCGGGCCGCCGGCCCCTGAACGAGATCGCCTCGTTCGAGCGCTGGCGTCCGCCGGCCGCAGACGCCCCATGA
- a CDS encoding MaoC family dehydratase N-terminal domain-containing protein, with amino-acid sequence MERQKGLTFEQFQIGDTVESAGRTITEADIVAFAALSGDWNPMHVDAEYAKNSMFGQRVAHGLLVLSVASGLAMRLGFMEETVKAFLGLDWKFRSPVFIGDTVRVRATVKAKRAMPRLGGGIVVFEVQVLKQDGSVAQKGEWEVLVAAGEPAEPSMSS; translated from the coding sequence ATGGAGCGACAGAAGGGCCTCACCTTTGAGCAGTTCCAGATCGGCGACACGGTGGAGAGCGCCGGCCGCACTATCACCGAGGCGGACATCGTCGCCTTCGCCGCGCTGAGCGGCGATTGGAACCCCATGCATGTTGACGCGGAGTACGCCAAGAACAGCATGTTTGGCCAGCGCGTGGCCCACGGCCTGCTGGTGCTGTCGGTGGCCTCCGGGTTGGCCATGCGGTTGGGCTTTATGGAGGAGACGGTCAAGGCCTTCCTGGGCCTGGATTGGAAGTTCCGCTCCCCGGTCTTCATCGGCGACACCGTGCGGGTGCGCGCCACAGTCAAGGCCAAGCGGGCCATGCCGCGCCTGGGCGGGGGCATCGTGGTCTTCGAGGTGCAGGTGCTGAAGCAGGACGGCAGTGTGGCGCAGAAGGGGGAGTGGGAGGTGCTGGTCGCCGCCGGCGAGCCGGCAGAACCATCAATGTCTAGTTGA
- a CDS encoding mechanosensitive ion channel family protein produces MYSVNDVVRGLAGWPWPEIGLRGAGILLTWLAVWLVNRSVWPRLRRRLSERRGIAEREIQPLSTLLTYALITAGILITLALANLTPLLYSALTAAGVAGIIIGFAVKDLASNFISGLFILLDRPFVVGDVIKVGEFAGTVTDIALRTTTIQTFDGPAVFIPNSMVATSPVTNFSTAELRRVGLTVSVFQDCDIQRAMSLVAELAEHEERVAKEPAPSVYVEGVRDGMVTLQWYGYVRPADVLTVPSDLRRRIVEEFRRQGIRLGMPVQLNLTPKYLETGATRISQRAEMQDGATEGPHL; encoded by the coding sequence ATGTACTCAGTGAATGATGTGGTGAGGGGGCTGGCCGGCTGGCCCTGGCCGGAGATCGGCCTGCGGGGCGCCGGCATCCTGCTGACATGGCTGGCCGTATGGCTGGTGAACCGCAGTGTTTGGCCGCGCCTGCGGCGCCGCTTGAGCGAGCGGCGGGGCATTGCCGAGCGCGAGATTCAGCCGCTGAGCACCCTGCTCACGTATGCGCTGATCACCGCCGGCATTCTCATCACGCTGGCCCTGGCGAACCTGACGCCCCTACTGTACAGCGCGCTGACTGCCGCCGGCGTCGCCGGCATCATCATCGGCTTTGCGGTCAAGGACCTGGCCTCTAACTTCATTTCCGGCCTCTTCATCCTGCTCGACAGACCTTTTGTCGTCGGGGATGTCATCAAGGTCGGGGAATTCGCCGGCACCGTGACCGACATTGCACTGCGCACCACGACCATCCAGACGTTTGATGGGCCGGCGGTGTTCATACCCAACAGCATGGTGGCGACCTCGCCGGTCACGAATTTCTCGACGGCGGAACTGCGGCGCGTAGGACTGACCGTTTCGGTGTTTCAGGATTGTGATATTCAGCGTGCCATGTCGCTGGTGGCGGAGCTGGCGGAGCATGAGGAGCGCGTGGCCAAAGAGCCGGCGCCGTCCGTGTACGTGGAGGGCGTGCGCGACGGGATGGTGACGCTCCAGTGGTACGGCTACGTGCGGCCGGCGGACGTGCTGACCGTCCCGTCTGACCTGCGCCGGCGCATCGTGGAGGAATTTCGCCGGCAGGGCATCCGGCTGGGCATGCCCGTCCAGTTGAACCTGACGCCGAAATATCTCGAAACCGGAGCAACACGCATATCGCAAAGGGCGGAGATGCAAGATGGAGCGACAGAAGGGCCTCACCTTTGA
- a CDS encoding aldehyde ferredoxin oxidoreductase family protein yields MYGYMGRILLVDLADRRLEDIPLSAEYARQYLGGSGLAARYLFDLVDAKAEPLDPASPLVFMTGPLVGTRAPSCGRFEVCARSPLTGFWGEGNAGGFWGPALRFAGYDGIIVQGAAERPVYLLVRDGRAELRDAAHLWGMDTYAVQRAVQQEAGDSSLKVAAIGTAGEKLSPLAVIVNAHGRTAGRGGMGAVMGSKRLKAIAVGGRQKIPLADADRFHTAAKEALSILQDDIPSQMLHLGGTAFYVDLGMLEGDVPSKYYTQGVFDGAERLSGAAMADTILRRARTCFGCAVGCGRETSLPRFGVEAADGPEYETIASYGTQLLSDDLEGVAYAGHLCNLYGLDTISAGNTIAFVYYLFEQGIVSAQDLDGLEARWGDIGPAVTLTEWMARRQGIGDLLAQGSRAVAEHFGVPELAVHVNGMEVAMHDPRAYIGMALTYATSPRPGCHMQGDMYMLDSGDELPEWGMTAGARDEQSAEKARMAALRQDWRCVTNALIQCHLVHPPLELVLTMLNAAAGWDMDAGELQRCGERIFHLKRLLNLRWGLTPAHDRLPKLLLQPLAEGGAAGVVPDMDVLLPAYYAARGWDRESGGPTPAKRAELGLP; encoded by the coding sequence ATGTACGGATATATGGGCAGGATACTGTTGGTAGATTTGGCGGATCGCCGGCTGGAGGACATCCCGCTGTCGGCCGAGTATGCGCGCCAGTACTTGGGAGGTTCCGGACTGGCAGCGCGCTATTTGTTCGACCTGGTGGATGCAAAGGCGGAGCCGCTGGACCCGGCCAGCCCCCTGGTTTTCATGACCGGGCCGCTGGTGGGCACGCGCGCTCCTTCCTGCGGCCGGTTCGAGGTGTGCGCCCGCTCCCCGCTGACCGGCTTCTGGGGGGAGGGGAACGCCGGCGGGTTCTGGGGGCCGGCCCTGCGCTTCGCCGGCTATGACGGCATCATCGTCCAGGGCGCCGCCGAGCGGCCGGTCTATCTTCTAGTGCGCGACGGACGCGCCGAACTGCGCGACGCGGCCCACCTGTGGGGCATGGACACCTACGCCGTCCAGCGCGCTGTCCAGCAGGAGGCCGGCGACAGCTCGCTGAAGGTGGCGGCCATTGGGACTGCCGGCGAGAAGCTCTCGCCGCTGGCGGTGATCGTGAATGCCCATGGGCGCACCGCCGGCCGCGGCGGCATGGGCGCCGTCATGGGATCGAAAAGGCTCAAGGCCATTGCGGTGGGAGGCCGGCAGAAAATCCCCCTGGCGGACGCGGACCGCTTTCACACGGCGGCCAAAGAGGCGCTGTCCATCCTGCAGGACGATATCCCCTCCCAGATGCTCCATTTAGGGGGCACGGCGTTCTATGTGGATCTCGGCATGCTGGAGGGCGATGTACCGTCGAAGTATTACACCCAGGGGGTGTTTGACGGCGCGGAGCGGCTCAGCGGCGCGGCCATGGCCGATACCATCCTGCGCCGGGCGCGCACCTGCTTCGGGTGCGCGGTGGGATGCGGCCGCGAGACGAGCCTGCCCCGCTTCGGTGTGGAGGCGGCGGACGGGCCGGAGTACGAGACCATCGCCAGCTATGGGACGCAGTTGCTGAGCGACGACCTGGAGGGGGTGGCCTACGCCGGCCATCTCTGCAACCTCTACGGCCTGGATACCATCAGCGCCGGCAATACCATCGCCTTCGTGTACTACCTGTTCGAGCAGGGCATCGTCAGCGCCCAGGACCTGGACGGCCTGGAAGCGCGCTGGGGGGATATCGGGCCGGCCGTCACCCTGACCGAATGGATGGCCCGCCGGCAGGGCATCGGCGACCTGCTGGCCCAGGGATCGCGCGCTGTGGCGGAGCATTTCGGCGTGCCGGAACTGGCCGTCCATGTCAACGGCATGGAAGTGGCAATGCACGACCCGCGCGCCTATATCGGGATGGCGCTGACCTATGCCACCTCGCCCCGGCCGGGTTGTCATATGCAGGGGGATATGTACATGTTGGACAGCGGCGACGAACTGCCCGAATGGGGCATGACCGCCGGCGCGCGGGACGAACAGTCCGCCGAAAAGGCGCGCATGGCGGCCCTGCGGCAGGACTGGCGCTGTGTGACCAATGCCCTCATCCAGTGCCATCTGGTACATCCGCCGCTGGAGCTGGTGCTGACGATGCTGAACGCCGCCGCCGGCTGGGATATGGATGCCGGCGAACTACAGCGTTGCGGCGAACGCATCTTTCATCTCAAGCGTCTGCTGAACCTGCGCTGGGGTCTGACGCCGGCCCATGACCGTCTGCCGAAGCTTCTGCTCCAGCCCCTGGCCGAGGGCGGGGCCGCCGGCGTGGTGCCGGACATGGACGTGCTCCTGCCGGCCTACTATGCGGCCCGCGGCTGGGACCGGGAGAGCGGCGGTCCCACGCCGGCGAAGCGGGCCGAACTGGGACTGCCGTGA
- a CDS encoding iron-containing alcohol dehydrogenase, which produces MWYFDSPHIVYGEDARCVLETVEGRRAFIVTDPTMVRLGFVDEVRRRLESAGLEVAVFSEVEPEPSLQTAARGAEAMQAFEPDWIVGLGGGSCLDAAKAMWILYERPDVTPDSINPFDTYRLRQKARLITIPTTSGTGSEVTWAIVLTDTAEQRKLGLGTRECVADMAIVDPYFVQGMPARLTADTGMDALTHAFEAYVNTWHNDFSDGLALQAIKLIFTYLPRAYRDGKDMEAREHMHNAATIAGLACSNSLFALAHSLGHSLGALFHIPHGRAVGLFLPYTIEYSAPSGAARYADIARFLGLPADDEETAAWALSARVRQLMHEIDQPQSIAALGIARADFDAQLEALVDRAESDSQTVTSPRVPDREEFARLFIYAYEGRPIDF; this is translated from the coding sequence ATGTGGTATTTCGACAGCCCCCATATCGTCTATGGGGAGGATGCCCGCTGTGTGCTGGAGACGGTGGAGGGCCGGCGCGCCTTCATCGTCACGGACCCCACCATGGTGCGGTTGGGGTTCGTGGACGAGGTGCGCCGGCGCCTGGAAAGCGCCGGCCTGGAGGTAGCCGTCTTCAGCGAGGTGGAACCCGAACCATCCCTGCAGACCGCCGCGCGCGGCGCGGAGGCCATGCAGGCCTTCGAACCTGACTGGATCGTCGGATTGGGAGGGGGGTCATGCCTGGATGCCGCCAAGGCCATGTGGATCCTGTACGAGCGCCCGGATGTGACCCCGGACTCCATCAATCCCTTCGACACCTATCGTCTGCGGCAGAAGGCGCGGCTTATCACCATCCCCACCACCAGCGGCACCGGCTCGGAGGTCACCTGGGCCATCGTGCTGACCGACACAGCCGAACAGCGCAAGCTGGGGCTGGGGACGCGCGAATGCGTGGCGGACATGGCCATTGTCGACCCGTACTTCGTCCAGGGCATGCCGGCGCGCCTGACCGCCGATACCGGCATGGACGCCCTGACCCACGCCTTCGAGGCCTACGTCAACACCTGGCACAACGATTTCAGCGACGGCCTGGCCCTGCAGGCCATTAAACTCATCTTCACCTATCTGCCGCGCGCCTATCGCGATGGGAAAGACATGGAAGCGCGGGAGCACATGCACAACGCCGCCACCATCGCCGGCCTGGCCTGCAGTAATTCCCTCTTCGCCCTGGCCCACAGCCTGGGGCACTCCCTGGGCGCTTTGTTCCATATCCCGCACGGGCGCGCCGTGGGGCTTTTCCTGCCCTATACCATCGAGTACTCGGCACCCTCCGGCGCGGCGCGCTACGCCGATATCGCCCGCTTCCTGGGACTGCCGGCGGACGACGAGGAAACCGCCGCCTGGGCCCTTTCCGCCCGGGTCCGACAGTTGATGCACGAGATTGACCAGCCGCAGTCCATCGCCGCGCTGGGCATCGCCCGCGCCGATTTCGACGCCCAACTGGAGGCGCTGGTGGATAGGGCGGAGAGCGACTCGCAGACGGTGACCAGCCCGCGCGTCCCTGACCGCGAGGAGTTTGCCCGCCTCTTCATCTATGCCTACGAAGGGCGTCCCATTGATTTTTAG
- a CDS encoding SCP2 sterol-binding domain-containing protein has translation MAHRFPSDAWIKALCAELNASEAYANAAKNWEGDFYFIVEAGGPLEKDVWLYMDLWHGKCREAFEVTDPASKSPEFVMSASYEDWKKVVLGELDPIKGLISRRLKLKGNMNKIMRAPQAAKELVACCTKVETEFPA, from the coding sequence ATGGCTCACCGGTTCCCCTCAGACGCATGGATCAAGGCACTGTGTGCCGAGCTGAACGCCAGCGAAGCCTATGCCAACGCGGCCAAGAATTGGGAGGGTGATTTCTACTTCATCGTCGAGGCCGGCGGCCCGCTGGAGAAAGACGTGTGGCTGTACATGGACCTGTGGCATGGCAAATGCCGTGAAGCCTTCGAGGTCACTGACCCCGCCAGCAAATCCCCCGAATTCGTCATGTCCGCATCCTACGAGGATTGGAAGAAGGTGGTGCTGGGAGAGCTGGACCCCATCAAGGGGCTGATCTCCCGCCGGCTGAAGCTCAAGGGCAACATGAACAAGATCATGCGCGCGCCGCAGGCCGCCAAGGAGCTGGTGGCCTGCTGTACCAAGGTGGAAACGGAGTTTCCCGCCTGA
- a CDS encoding CPBP family intramembrane metalloprotease, which produces MKGEHLRWFAWQPVWEAWFPPLFALLVIGGIWLGERRLALAEVQALFWLIAALCILLPGLHAWWVKRQPPDFLGITEQNWPQALGAGLVLGILLGAAQVYYGLFARHELFIPALNLELVVITLAVLLVAAGEEMLFRAWFQRLCEPAWGLVPTFFLASVAYAALLVVFWRSQLTPLPIPYLPAGHVPGLPFFTNLGIVFCAALMLNVLYRVTHSLWASMLANVLSRLALLFVWPYQTLVVVPPALMAAVVGALWAMAIIFLMRWRASFAPPPAPRPAPLPPKPMPSPRHPTATKRPRGGKRK; this is translated from the coding sequence ATGAAAGGTGAGCACCTGCGCTGGTTCGCATGGCAACCCGTATGGGAAGCCTGGTTTCCTCCGCTGTTCGCCCTGCTGGTTATTGGCGGGATATGGTTAGGCGAGCGCCGGCTGGCCCTGGCGGAAGTACAGGCCCTTTTCTGGCTGATCGCGGCGCTCTGCATTCTCCTGCCGGGCCTGCACGCATGGTGGGTCAAGCGCCAGCCGCCGGATTTCCTGGGCATCACCGAGCAGAACTGGCCGCAGGCGCTGGGCGCCGGCCTGGTGCTGGGGATTCTGCTGGGCGCCGCACAGGTCTATTACGGGCTTTTCGCCCGCCACGAGCTGTTCATCCCCGCGCTGAACCTGGAGCTGGTGGTAATCACGCTGGCGGTGCTCCTGGTAGCCGCCGGCGAGGAGATGCTCTTCCGCGCCTGGTTTCAGCGCCTGTGCGAGCCGGCCTGGGGCCTGGTGCCGACCTTTTTCCTGGCCTCCGTCGCATATGCGGCCCTGCTAGTAGTGTTCTGGAGAAGCCAGTTGACGCCCCTGCCTATCCCGTACCTGCCGGCCGGCCACGTGCCCGGCCTGCCCTTTTTCACCAACCTGGGCATCGTTTTCTGTGCGGCGCTGATGCTGAACGTGCTTTACCGCGTCACCCACAGCCTGTGGGCCAGCATGCTGGCCAACGTGCTGAGCCGACTGGCCCTGCTCTTCGTCTGGCCCTATCAGACGCTGGTGGTGGTGCCGCCGGCGCTGATGGCGGCGGTCGTCGGAGCGCTCTGGGCCATGGCCATCATCTTCCTGATGCGCTGGCGGGCAAGCTTCGCGCCCCCGCCGGCGCCGAGGCCGGCGCCCCTGCCGCCCAAACCGATGCCATCCCCCCGCCATCCCACTGCAACCAAACGACCCAGAGGAGGAAAGCGCAAATGA